One Vespa velutina chromosome 9, iVesVel2.1, whole genome shotgun sequence DNA segment encodes these proteins:
- the LOC124951825 gene encoding uncharacterized protein LOC124951825 isoform X2, producing the protein MEAIWNRIHIEHPPNITWRIEAQKLDVTGLKKTLKHIIKDLESQNDMHTEATILSRLIYRMKCKFRNDKGFKNMEKVNRALLNYLNLGLEKEYKNFESYIELSGIFVTLPSKQMLEYILVRTQGFAKLLARVEEVAKCAGTYLRTRIILGHAWTITLVAYAIISRIWILSKYLVKRSCIWYNGLYRFLNAFKMIGHPWLLKKDNLPSDLKSWLALSWLDENESSMPEENILKDKMFKLINVQDDNLDNDLTSDFQDKLTELDTTDFICGVSENISKSNISKNVGELSIHMNDDLGVVNRSSSALNFNKKKRKKKESLGEQKLSLNNEGNESDRKQTITFQSKKQKQNEERSSSLLNDCRTTLCQLEPKAKKKKLVQSCNTISKKNVTSNFDNMKKSDLNKLLNKSCYPGLSKLQWKIVKKKCNELLKQSKKCTGEKKQLLIKKAINIIQKINLTL; encoded by the exons atggaAGCTATTTGGAATAGAATTCACATTGAACATCCACCAAATATCACGTGGCGTATCGAAGCTCAGAAACTTG ATGTCACAGGACTTAAGAAGACGttaaaacatattattaaGGATTTAGAATCTCAAAATGATATGCACACAGAAGCAACAATATTAAGTAGATTAATCTATCGTATGAAATGTAAATTTCGCAATGACAAAGGTTTTAAGAATATGGAGAAAGTAAATAGAGCTTTACTCAATTACTTGAATTTAGGACTTGAAAAGGAATACAAGAATTTTGAAAGTTACATAGAATTAAGTGGTATTTTTGTTACTTTGCCAAGCAAACAAATGTTAGAGTACATTCTTGTCAGAACTCAAGGTTTTGCAAAGCTTTTAGCAAGAGTGGAAGAAGTTGCAAAGTGCGCTGGTACATATTTACGAACTCGTATTATATTGGGTCATGCATGGACTATTACGCTTGTAGCATATGCTATCATTAGTAGAATTTG gatcttatcaaaatatttagtTAAAAGATCTTGCATTTGGTATAATGGTCTCTATCGATTTTTGAATGCATTCAAAATGATAGGTCATCCCTGGCTTTTGAAAAAAGACAACTTACCATCTGATTTAAAATCATGGCTAGCTTTATCATGGCTCGATGAAAATGAATCAAG CATGcccgaagaaaatattttgaaggaCAAGAtgttcaaattaattaatgtacaAGATGATAATTTAGACAATGATTTAACTTCTGACTTTCAAGATAAGTTGACAGAATTAGATACTACTGATTTTATCTGTGGTGtatcagaaaatatttcaaaatcaaaCATTTCAAAAAATGTTGGTGAACTTTCCATTCATATGAACGATGATCTTGGAG TTGTCAATCGTTCAAGCTCtgcattaaattttaataagaaaaaacgtaagaagaaagaatcacTAGGAGAGCAAAAATTGTCACTAAATAATGAAGGGAATGAGAGTGATAGAAAACAAACAATTACATTCCAAtctaagaaacaaaaacaaaatgaagaaagaagttCTTCTTTACTTAACGACTGCAGAACTACATTATGTCAATTGGAACctaaagcaaagaaaaagaaattggttCAATCATGTAATACAAtctcaaagaaaaatgttacttctaattttgataatatgaaaaaatcagatttgaataaacttttaaataaaagttgtTATCCAGGACTAAGTAAGTTACAAtggaaaattgttaaaaaaaagtgCAATGAACTACTGAAGCAATCAAAAAAATGTACTGgcgaaaagaaacaattattaattaagaaagcaattaatattatacaaaaaatcaatttaacgttataa
- the LOC124951825 gene encoding uncharacterized protein LOC124951825 isoform X1: protein MEAIWNRIHIEHPPNITWRIEAQKLDVTGLKKTLKHIIKDLESQNDMHTEATILSRLIYRMKCKFRNDKGFKNMEKVNRALLNYLNLGLEKEYKNFESYIELSGIFVTLPSKQMLEYILVRTQGFAKLLARVEEVAKCAGTYLRTRIILGHAWTITLVAYAIISRIWILSKYLVKRSCIWYNGLYRFLNAFKMIGHPWLLKKDNLPSDLKSWLALSWLDENESSMPEENILKDKMFKLINVQDDNLDNDLTSDFQDKLTELDTTDFICGVSENISKSNISKNVGELSIHMNDDLGEVVNRSSSALNFNKKKRKKKESLGEQKLSLNNEGNESDRKQTITFQSKKQKQNEERSSSLLNDCRTTLCQLEPKAKKKKLVQSCNTISKKNVTSNFDNMKKSDLNKLLNKSCYPGLSKLQWKIVKKKCNELLKQSKKCTGEKKQLLIKKAINIIQKINLTL, encoded by the exons atggaAGCTATTTGGAATAGAATTCACATTGAACATCCACCAAATATCACGTGGCGTATCGAAGCTCAGAAACTTG ATGTCACAGGACTTAAGAAGACGttaaaacatattattaaGGATTTAGAATCTCAAAATGATATGCACACAGAAGCAACAATATTAAGTAGATTAATCTATCGTATGAAATGTAAATTTCGCAATGACAAAGGTTTTAAGAATATGGAGAAAGTAAATAGAGCTTTACTCAATTACTTGAATTTAGGACTTGAAAAGGAATACAAGAATTTTGAAAGTTACATAGAATTAAGTGGTATTTTTGTTACTTTGCCAAGCAAACAAATGTTAGAGTACATTCTTGTCAGAACTCAAGGTTTTGCAAAGCTTTTAGCAAGAGTGGAAGAAGTTGCAAAGTGCGCTGGTACATATTTACGAACTCGTATTATATTGGGTCATGCATGGACTATTACGCTTGTAGCATATGCTATCATTAGTAGAATTTG gatcttatcaaaatatttagtTAAAAGATCTTGCATTTGGTATAATGGTCTCTATCGATTTTTGAATGCATTCAAAATGATAGGTCATCCCTGGCTTTTGAAAAAAGACAACTTACCATCTGATTTAAAATCATGGCTAGCTTTATCATGGCTCGATGAAAATGAATCAAG CATGcccgaagaaaatattttgaaggaCAAGAtgttcaaattaattaatgtacaAGATGATAATTTAGACAATGATTTAACTTCTGACTTTCAAGATAAGTTGACAGAATTAGATACTACTGATTTTATCTGTGGTGtatcagaaaatatttcaaaatcaaaCATTTCAAAAAATGTTGGTGAACTTTCCATTCATATGAACGATGATCTTGGAG AAGTTGTCAATCGTTCAAGCTCtgcattaaattttaataagaaaaaacgtaagaagaaagaatcacTAGGAGAGCAAAAATTGTCACTAAATAATGAAGGGAATGAGAGTGATAGAAAACAAACAATTACATTCCAAtctaagaaacaaaaacaaaatgaagaaagaagttCTTCTTTACTTAACGACTGCAGAACTACATTATGTCAATTGGAACctaaagcaaagaaaaagaaattggttCAATCATGTAATACAAtctcaaagaaaaatgttacttctaattttgataatatgaaaaaatcagatttgaataaacttttaaataaaagttgtTATCCAGGACTAAGTAAGTTACAAtggaaaattgttaaaaaaaagtgCAATGAACTACTGAAGCAATCAAAAAAATGTACTGgcgaaaagaaacaattattaattaagaaagcaattaatattatacaaaaaatcaatttaacgttataa
- the LOC124951834 gene encoding glycine-rich protein DOT1-like has protein sequence MKGHGGHGGIGPNGGHVIHGTGELGAHGPQGLEEARPIGGTRGIVQQGSHFTGAHGLQGGDGQHEDGIQKMAGHGGSGGGQQPQLKEN, from the coding sequence ATGAAAGGACATGGTGGACATGGTGGGATAGGTCCTAATGGAGGACACGTCATACATGGTACTGGTGAACTTGGAGCACATGGACCACAAGGTCTCGAGGAAGCTAGACCAATCGGCGGAACCAGAGGAATAGTACAACAGGGATCACATTTTACTGGAGCACATGGATTACAAGGAGGTGATGGACAGCATGAAGATGGCATACAAAAAATGGCTGGACATGGAGGTTCAGGCGGTGGACAGCAACCGCaactgaaagaaaattaa
- the LOC124951822 gene encoding ATPase family protein 2 homolog: MSSKSRKSLSSLTTCDKCQCTFGQKDATLHESNCPPCFENWDHNFIFNDTLHSTLEIYSASAPTNISVRDLNDMVFMSQSVMQLCNIAIGDPVTVATKNNRIVKIAWPTNDKSLLSVSLSKPTIELNNLKGLIKVQSMKHDVAVAKEFTVKCTGKHALPHMSTDLEILFKNCNEQKIFCIGNKINIPYYGRKLTYIITAASIDQNENTIDTDDDLLLSFNSLHLTTDESYIKYYKAMYSTKWIIQEDISMVKEEQKKVKYKIEDIGGYNDLIADIKDVVDIGLGKCNIGDFFISKGILLYGTPGVGKSTIANAIISEYKVNYFNVHSSDIYSKSMGETERKLKEIFTKAKAKTPSIILLEDIDTLCPKRSNSSTDQERRVLAQIISLFDELQNTKDNIIVIATTSRIEFVDASLRRPGRIDKEFEVYVPFQSTRFEILFKLLKKVPNTLSQNDIMNISFSTHGFVGADIYGLCSQALMAAVKRQHSINVTDTRANDQINITIDDFNYALTVTKPSAMKEVLVEVPTVRWSDIGGQKELKLKLKQSIEWPLRHPEAFARMGITPPRGVLMFGPPGCSKTMIAKALATESRVNFLNIRGPELFSKWVGESEKAVREVFRKARQVAPSIIFIDEIDALGGERGSSLNGNGSNVQERVLAQLLTELDGVTALGNVTLVAATNRPDKIDKALLRPGRLDRIIYVGLPDGETREEIFDIKLKKMPIAEDVNILDLVELTEGYSGAEIQAICHEAAMNALEENLDAAIVTKDHFKVALSIVTPRTPTSLIQLYENYMNKIY, translated from the exons ATGTCATCTAAGTCTAGAAAAAGTTTATCATCATTAACAACATGTGACAAATGTCAGTGCACTTTTGGACAAAAGGATGCAACCTTACATGAATCAAATTGTCCACCTTGTTTTGAAAATTGGGaccataattttattttcaatgatactTTGCATAGTACCTTAGAAATTTATAGTGCTTCag CACCAACGAATATATCTGTAAGAGACTTAAATGATATGGTGTTTATGTCACAGTCTGTGATGCAATTATGCAATATTGCTATAGGAGATCCTGTTACTGTTGcgacaaaaaataatagaattgtaAAAATAGCTTGGCCTACCAATGATAAGTCATTATTGAGCGTTTCTTTATCTAAGCCTA CCATTGAATTAAACAACTTGAAAGGTTTGATTAAGGTACAAAGTATGAAGCATGATGTAGCTGTAGCTAAAGAATTTACTGTCAAGTGTACCGGCAAACATGCATTACCACATATGTCTACAGATCTAGAAATACTTTTTAAGAACTgtaatgaacaaaaaatattttgcattggaaataaaataaatatcccaTACTATGGAAGAAAATtgacatatataattacagCAGCTTCAATAGATCAGAATGAAAATACGATAGATACGGATGACgatttattattgtctttcaATAGTTTACATTTAACTACAGATGAatcctatataaaatattataaggcTATGTATTCTACAAAATGGATCATTCAGGAAGATATATCAATGGTTaaagaagaacagaaaaaagtaaagtataaaatagaagatataggaggatataatgatttaatagCAGATATAAAAGATGTAGTGGATATTGGATTAGGTAAATGTAATATTGGTGATTTTTTTATCAGCAAAGGAATTTTACTCTATGGTACTCCTGGCGTTGGCAAATCTACGATTGCTAATGCTATTATATCAGAGTACAAAGTCAACTATTTTAATGTTCACAGTTCAGACATTTATAGTAAATCTATGGGTGAAACTGAGAGGAAgctgaaagaaatttttacaaaagcaAAAGCTAAAACTCCAAGTATAATATTGTTGGAAGATATTGATACGTTATGTCCAAAAAGGAGTAACTCGAGTACAGATCAAGAAAGAAGAGTTCTTGCTCAAATAATATCACTTTTTGATGAATTACAGAatacaaaagataatattattgtaatagcTACTACATCAAGAATTGAATTTGTAGATGCGTCTTTAAGAAGACCTGGCAGAATCGATAAAGAATTTGAAGTTTATGTACCTTTTCAAAGTACacgtttcgaaatattatttaagttaCTCAAAAAAGTACCAAATACTTTATCacaaaatgatataatgaatatttctttttctactcatGGTTTTGTTGGTGCTGATATATATGGTCTGTGTTCACAAGCATTGATGGCTGCCGTTAAACGTCAGCATTCTATTAATGTTACTGATACCAGAGCAAATGATCagataaatataacgatagatgattttaattatgcttTAACCGTAACTAAACCCTCTGCCATGAAAGAAGTTTTGGTAGAAGTTCCTACAGTTAGATGGTCTGATATAGGTGGacagaaagaattaaaattaaaattaaaacaatctATTGAATGGCCTTTGAGACATCCTGAAGCATTTGCTAGAATGGGAATAACACCACCTAGAGGAGTACTTATGTTTGGTCCACCTGGTTGTTCCAAAACCATGATTGCTAAAGCTCTTGCTACAGAAAGCAgagttaattttttaaatattagg GGCCCAGAACTATTTTCTAAATGGGTTGGCGAATCTGAGAAAGCTGTACGTGAAGTTTTTCGAAAAGCTCGTCAAGTTGCACcctctatcatttttatagatGAAATCGATGCCCttggaggagaaagaggatctTCATTAAATGGTAATGGAAGTAATGTTCAAGAACGTGTCTTGGCACAATTACTTACAGAATTAGATGGTGTCACGGCCTTAGGAAATGTTACATTAGTAGCAGCTACAAATCGTCCTGATAAAATAGACAAG gcTCTACTTCGTCCTGGTCGTTTAGATAGAATAATTTACGTGGGATTACCGGATGGTGAAACcagagaagaaatatttgacaTAAAGCTTAAAAAAATGCCAATTGCAGAAGATGTAAATATATTGGATTTAGTTGAACTGACAGAAGGTTATTCTGGAGCTGAAATTCAAGCGATATGTCACGAAGCAGCAATGAACGCGCTCGAGGAGAACTTGGACGCTGCTATTGTTACCAAAGATCATTTCAAAGTTGCATTATCAATAGTGACTCCAAGAACACCGACTTCACTTATACAATTATACGAGAactatatgaataaaatatattaa
- the LOC124951771 gene encoding uncharacterized protein LOC124951771, protein MRMQSTRGWWSVLGSFALIFLANIRLAFSEKDSEGKVHTEEARQHLCCARHEKMIDVGYGISGEVIQIDIGHCRKLCPRYVSDDPGDASKPAVQRCSQEGHCRPRAARLERVSTLQGVRIIEAVDACECSSDSSCKRESYTHLIHSGTPYQVVVDVGVCIGHCGKDLGCKPVRNNTVSVKGPNGDEVYPVIERCNCVGNCHRMDHMETVLDFSEVEIKEGTNTTDVKPVVRQINVGQCVGACPGNETETCLLRDKREPSRCLAGLYSKQHTCTPARFKVHEYRTRRGSKREVIQIIQCICV, encoded by the exons ATGCGAATGCAAAGCACGAGGGGATGGTGGAGCGTCCTCGGCAGTTTTGCCCTGATTTTTCTCGCCAATATACGATTAG cTTTCAGCGAGAAGGATTCGGAGGGAAAAGTTCATACGGAGGAAGCACGGCAACATCTTTGCTGTGCAAGGCACGAAAAAATGATCGACGTCGGTTATG gAATATCTGGAGAAGTTATACAAATCGATATTGGACATTGTCGAAAGCTCTGTCCCCGATACGTTTCCGACGATCCTGGCGACGCTAGCAAACCGGCTGTTCAG agaTGTTCGCAAGAGGGTCATTGCCGGCCAAGAGCTGCTAGACTGGAAAGAGTATCCACGTTGCAGGGAGTCCGTATTATTGAGGCTGTTGATGCTTGCGAGTGTTCTTCAGATTCCTCTTGTAAAAGAGAATCATATACACATCTTATACATTCTGGTACACCGTATCAAGTCGTTGTTGATGTTGGCGTTTGCATAGGACACTGTGGCAAAg atcTTGGTTGCAAACCTGTAAGAAATAACACGGTCAGCGTTAAAGGACCAAAtg GAGACGAAGTTTATCCGGTTATCGAAAGATGCAACTGTGTCGGTAATTGTCATCGAATGGATCACATGGAAACAGTGTTGGATTTCAGTGAAGTTGAAATTAAAGAGGGTACCAATACTACCGATGTCAAGCCCGTTGTTAGA cAAATTAATGTTGGCCAATGTGTCGGAGCTTGTCCTGGAAACGAAACAGAAACTTGCCTTTTACGGGACAAACGCGAACCCTCGAGATGTCTGGCTGGTCTTTATTCCAAACAACATACTTGCACACCGGCGAGATTTAAAGTTCACGAGTACAG AACTCGACGAGGATCAAAACGCGAAGTGATACAAATTATTCAATGCATTTGCGTTTAG
- the LOC124951769 gene encoding uncharacterized protein LOC124951769 isoform X2, with protein MRSIQLMIYIIITLHLILAVTLIHYQAKNSPLRRIFNKTTTSVHFFPNLNTSFSLTISRRKREDDEIDDLLTRHSKNRKRHCKNNSTCSHIGTPEQMFQQNNDYESEESRSMTKIRASNEKDENINRQLEDIDIYNNRSSIIDGYIEDKDNDTIDDYVDNRDFPSIYKTSDDFSGMLTNLFQALLNASLETDHNNFKGLHFIREKFDTDPCQKWLNNEDKLEAAFSGHLVVLPACPCKYPNIIFYDNNLWDEKQKKHYRWRDVSSASYRLDVYKPGAAYCVRTLLATGSGSAQHCCYDSDRNLITRGSGAGTPYFVSPDISLILHEKIDILPWRLCKGDFSSTCVRCLDLTK; from the exons ATGAGATCGATACAATTGATGATCTATATAATCATTACTCTTCATTTGATTTTAGCCGTTACTCTTATACATTACCAG GCAAAGAATTCTCCATTAAGaaggatttttaataaaacgacGACCTCTGTCCACTTTTTCCCGAATTTAAATACATCATTCTCGTTAACCATATCAAGAAGGAAACGAGAAGACGACGAGATCGATGATTTATTAACGAGACACTCGAAGAATCGTAAGCGACATTGCAAAAATAATTCCACGTGTTCTCATATTGGAACACCGGAACAG ATGTTCCAACAGAATAACGATTACGAAAGTGAGGAATCACGTTCAATGACAAAGATCCGAGcgtcaaatgaaaaagatgaaaatattaatagacaATTAGaagatatcgatatatataacaatagatCGTCGATTATCGATGGATACATCGAggataaggataacgatacAATCGACGATTACGTCGACAATAGagattttccttctatttataaaacttCGGATGACTTTTCCGGCATGTTGACGAATCTTTTTCAAGCCTTACTAAATGCATCGCTTGAGACCGATCACAATAACTTTAAGGGATTGCATTTTATCAGAGAAAAATTTGACACGGACCCATGTCAAAAGTGGTTGAATAATGAAGACAAACTCGAGGCGGCATTTTCGG GACATCTCGTTGTTCTTCCCGCCTGTCCGTGCAAATATCCGAACATTATCttctacgataataatttatgggacgaaaaacaaaagaagcaTTATCGTTGGCGCGACGTAAGCAGCGCATCCTACCGATTGGATGTTTACAAGCCAGGGGCGGCCTATTGCGTGCGTACTCTATTGGCTACGGGAAGCGGAAGTGCACAACATTGTTGCTACGATAGTGACAGAAACCTGATAACACGTGGTTCCGGCGCGGGGACACCGTATTTTGTTAGTCCAGATATATCTTTGATTCTTCATGAGAAAATAGACATTTTACCTTGGCGTCTTTGTAAAGGAGACTTTTCTAG TACATGTGTACGTTGTTTAGATTTAACAAAGTGA
- the LOC124951769 gene encoding uncharacterized protein LOC124951769 isoform X3 yields MRSIQLMIYIIITLHLILAVTLIHYQAKNSPLRRIFNKTTTSVHFFPNLNTSFSLTISRRKREDDEIDDLLTRHSKNRKRHCKNNSTCSHIGTPEQMFQQNNDYESEESRSMTKIRASNEKDENINRQLEDIDIYNNRSSIIDGYIEDKDNDTIDDYVDNRDFPSIYKTSDDFSGMLTNLFQALLNASLETDHNNFKGLHFIREKFDTDPCQKWLNNEDKLEAAFSGHLVVLPACPCKYPNIIFYDNNLWDEKQKKHYRWRDVSSASYRLDVYKPGAAYCVRTLLATGSGSAQHCCYDSDRNLITRGSGAGTPYFVFLFGNCV; encoded by the exons ATGAGATCGATACAATTGATGATCTATATAATCATTACTCTTCATTTGATTTTAGCCGTTACTCTTATACATTACCAG GCAAAGAATTCTCCATTAAGaaggatttttaataaaacgacGACCTCTGTCCACTTTTTCCCGAATTTAAATACATCATTCTCGTTAACCATATCAAGAAGGAAACGAGAAGACGACGAGATCGATGATTTATTAACGAGACACTCGAAGAATCGTAAGCGACATTGCAAAAATAATTCCACGTGTTCTCATATTGGAACACCGGAACAG ATGTTCCAACAGAATAACGATTACGAAAGTGAGGAATCACGTTCAATGACAAAGATCCGAGcgtcaaatgaaaaagatgaaaatattaatagacaATTAGaagatatcgatatatataacaatagatCGTCGATTATCGATGGATACATCGAggataaggataacgatacAATCGACGATTACGTCGACAATAGagattttccttctatttataaaacttCGGATGACTTTTCCGGCATGTTGACGAATCTTTTTCAAGCCTTACTAAATGCATCGCTTGAGACCGATCACAATAACTTTAAGGGATTGCATTTTATCAGAGAAAAATTTGACACGGACCCATGTCAAAAGTGGTTGAATAATGAAGACAAACTCGAGGCGGCATTTTCGG GACATCTCGTTGTTCTTCCCGCCTGTCCGTGCAAATATCCGAACATTATCttctacgataataatttatgggacgaaaaacaaaagaagcaTTATCGTTGGCGCGACGTAAGCAGCGCATCCTACCGATTGGATGTTTACAAGCCAGGGGCGGCCTATTGCGTGCGTACTCTATTGGCTACGGGAAGCGGAAGTGCACAACATTGTTGCTACGATAGTGACAGAAACCTGATAACACGTGGTTCCGGCGCGGGGACACCGTATTTT GTATTTTTATTTGGGAATTGTGTTTGA
- the LOC124951769 gene encoding isthmin-1-like isoform X1: MRSIQLMIYIIITLHLILAVTLIHYQAKNSPLRRIFNKTTTSVHFFPNLNTSFSLTISRRKREDDEIDDLLTRHSKNRKRHCKNNSTCSHIGTPEQMFQQNNDYESEESRSMTKIRASNEKDENINRQLEDIDIYNNRSSIIDGYIEDKDNDTIDDYVDNRDFPSIYKTSDDFSGMLTNLFQALLNASLETDHNNFKGLHFIREKFDTDPCQKWLNNEDKLEAAFSGHLVVLPACPCKYPNIIFYDNNLWDEKQKKHYRWRDVSSASYRLDVYKPGAAYCVRTLLATGSGSAQHCCYDSDRNLITRGSGAGTPYFVSPDISLILHEKIDILPWRLCKGDFSRFNKVRPPNNDNGCNENPDNEEYQRQINSTKYY, from the exons ATGAGATCGATACAATTGATGATCTATATAATCATTACTCTTCATTTGATTTTAGCCGTTACTCTTATACATTACCAG GCAAAGAATTCTCCATTAAGaaggatttttaataaaacgacGACCTCTGTCCACTTTTTCCCGAATTTAAATACATCATTCTCGTTAACCATATCAAGAAGGAAACGAGAAGACGACGAGATCGATGATTTATTAACGAGACACTCGAAGAATCGTAAGCGACATTGCAAAAATAATTCCACGTGTTCTCATATTGGAACACCGGAACAG ATGTTCCAACAGAATAACGATTACGAAAGTGAGGAATCACGTTCAATGACAAAGATCCGAGcgtcaaatgaaaaagatgaaaatattaatagacaATTAGaagatatcgatatatataacaatagatCGTCGATTATCGATGGATACATCGAggataaggataacgatacAATCGACGATTACGTCGACAATAGagattttccttctatttataaaacttCGGATGACTTTTCCGGCATGTTGACGAATCTTTTTCAAGCCTTACTAAATGCATCGCTTGAGACCGATCACAATAACTTTAAGGGATTGCATTTTATCAGAGAAAAATTTGACACGGACCCATGTCAAAAGTGGTTGAATAATGAAGACAAACTCGAGGCGGCATTTTCGG GACATCTCGTTGTTCTTCCCGCCTGTCCGTGCAAATATCCGAACATTATCttctacgataataatttatgggacgaaaaacaaaagaagcaTTATCGTTGGCGCGACGTAAGCAGCGCATCCTACCGATTGGATGTTTACAAGCCAGGGGCGGCCTATTGCGTGCGTACTCTATTGGCTACGGGAAGCGGAAGTGCACAACATTGTTGCTACGATAGTGACAGAAACCTGATAACACGTGGTTCCGGCGCGGGGACACCGTATTTTGTTAGTCCAGATATATCTTTGATTCTTCATGAGAAAATAGACATTTTACCTTGGCGTCTTTGTAAAGGAGACTTTTCTAG ATTTAACAAAGTGAGGCCACCGAACAACGATAATGGTTGTAATGAAAATCCAGACAACGAGGAGTATCAACGACAAATAAACAGtacgaaatattattga